The following proteins are encoded in a genomic region of Pseudomonas sp. Os17:
- a CDS encoding PIG-L deacetylase family protein encodes MPAEAPRGRVVVLSPHPDDAVWSLGSGLEPWAGGREIVLLSLFAGDAASAIARAHAGEQRWRCFSSPGQRRQEDQRAAAVLGYTCSSLGAQDAALRLDGHGEFVHASPQSLFLQPDPASWPEPDPGLLQRLRGCLRPQDVLCAPLAIGAHVDHCLTHRLARTLDNRLFFYSDFPYVEQCSAQLEQAHVQALGLRLRARDIACSWSRWREAALCYRSQVLMLFGSQGRFLDALQRHSRAQGESAFCRIWSTRAM; translated from the coding sequence GCCGTCTGGTCGCTGGGCAGCGGCCTGGAACCCTGGGCCGGGGGGCGGGAGATCGTGCTGCTGAGCCTGTTTGCCGGCGACGCCGCTTCGGCAATCGCCCGGGCCCATGCCGGCGAACAGCGCTGGCGGTGTTTTTCCAGCCCCGGGCAGCGGCGCCAGGAGGATCAGCGCGCCGCGGCGGTCCTCGGTTACACCTGTTCGAGCCTGGGGGCGCAGGATGCCGCCTTGCGCCTGGATGGCCACGGCGAGTTCGTGCATGCCAGCCCGCAGTCGCTGTTTCTCCAGCCCGACCCGGCCTCCTGGCCGGAGCCCGACCCTGGGCTGCTGCAGCGCCTGCGCGGCTGCCTGCGGCCGCAGGATGTGCTGTGCGCGCCCCTGGCCATCGGTGCCCATGTCGATCATTGCCTGACCCACCGTCTGGCGCGCACCCTGGACAACCGGCTGTTCTTCTACAGCGATTTTCCCTACGTCGAACAGTGCTCCGCACAGCTTGAGCAGGCGCATGTGCAGGCCCTGGGCCTGCGCCTGCGGGCGCGGGACATTGCCTGCTCCTGGTCACGCTGGCGCGAGGCCGCGCTGTGCTACCGCTCCCAGGTGCTGATGCTGTTTGGCAGCCAGGGGCGCTTTCTCGATGCGCTACAGCGTCACTCCCGGGCGCAGGGGGAAAGCGCGTTCTGCCGGATCTGGTCGACCCGGGCGATGTAG